In Aureibaculum algae, the following are encoded in one genomic region:
- a CDS encoding RNA polymerase sigma factor, translated as MNKELELKFISDLEENQNIVHKVCRIYTNNKDAHNDLFQEISIQLWKAYPKFRGDSKFSTWMYRVGLNTAITIYRKSKRSIKTQDFDSVLHKIESVDYDDTEEEQLKLLYKAIYQLSDIDKALVLLYLEEKNYKEISEMMGISEVNARVKMNRVKTKLKNILNP; from the coding sequence GTGAACAAAGAATTAGAGCTAAAATTTATTTCAGATTTAGAAGAAAATCAAAATATAGTGCATAAGGTTTGTCGGATCTATACCAACAATAAAGATGCTCATAATGATTTATTTCAAGAAATCAGTATTCAGTTATGGAAAGCCTATCCCAAATTTAGAGGAGATTCTAAGTTTAGTACTTGGATGTATAGAGTTGGATTAAATACAGCAATAACTATTTATAGAAAATCGAAACGCTCAATTAAAACGCAAGATTTTGATTCTGTTTTACACAAAATTGAGTCTGTTGATTATGATGATACCGAAGAAGAGCAATTAAAATTATTATACAAAGCAATTTATCAATTGTCAGATATTGATAAAGCTTTAGTACTACTTTACCTAGAAGAAAAAAATTATAAAGAAATTTCTGAAATGATGGGGATTAGTGAAGTAAATGCTAGAGTAAAAATGAATAGAGTAAAAACTAAATTAAAAAACATACTTAATCCGTAA
- a CDS encoding SDR family oxidoreductase, producing MKILLTGTTGYIGKRLIPILLELNHSLVCCVRDKGRVPEIVKNNKKITLIEVDFLKEDTLKVIPKDIDAAYYLIHSMSSSSTDFEKLEEQCAFNFKKYIENTNAKQVIYLSGIVNDSNLSKHLASRKKVEMTLQSDTYSLTTFRAGIIVGSGSASFEIIRDLVEKLPLMIVPKWVRTKSQYIAIRDVLSFLSKAIGKTELYNKSFDIFGPDVLTYKQMMLQFAEVRKFKRYIYSVPVMTPKLSSYWLYFITATSYKLAISLVDSMKVEVIGEPSAINEMLNVTPITYKEAVEKAFIKIEQNSSVSSWKDSFVSGRFNKKLSQYIEVPHYGCFKDIKTRAIKNEAKTIDKIWSIGGKNGWYYGNVLWKIRGYLDKIFGGIGLRRGRTHPTKLSTGDALDFWRVLYADKKEKRLLLYAEMKLPGEAWLEFVIIKDILYQRAVFRPKGLYGRLYWYSVWPFHGFIFNGMINKLINV from the coding sequence ATGAAAATATTATTAACAGGTACTACAGGCTATATTGGTAAGCGATTAATTCCAATATTATTGGAACTAAATCATAGTTTAGTTTGTTGTGTAAGGGATAAAGGTAGGGTTCCTGAAATTGTAAAAAATAATAAGAAGATTACCTTAATTGAGGTAGACTTTTTAAAGGAAGATACTTTAAAAGTAATACCAAAGGATATAGATGCTGCTTATTATTTAATTCATTCAATGTCTTCTTCTTCCACAGATTTTGAGAAGCTAGAAGAACAATGTGCTTTTAATTTTAAAAAATATATTGAAAACACTAATGCGAAACAAGTCATTTATTTAAGCGGAATTGTTAATGATAGCAATTTATCAAAACATTTGGCTTCTAGAAAAAAGGTTGAAATGACGCTTCAATCTGATACATACTCCTTGACAACTTTTAGAGCTGGGATAATTGTAGGAAGCGGAAGTGCATCTTTTGAAATTATTAGAGATTTGGTTGAAAAATTACCCCTCATGATAGTACCCAAATGGGTAAGAACAAAATCTCAATATATTGCAATTAGAGATGTATTGTCTTTTCTCTCTAAAGCAATTGGTAAAACAGAATTATACAATAAGTCCTTTGATATATTTGGTCCTGATGTACTCACATACAAGCAAATGATGTTGCAGTTCGCTGAAGTTCGTAAGTTTAAACGGTATATTTATTCTGTACCGGTAATGACACCAAAATTATCATCCTATTGGTTGTATTTTATTACTGCTACTTCTTATAAATTGGCCATAAGTTTAGTTGATAGTATGAAAGTCGAAGTTATCGGCGAACCTAGTGCTATTAATGAAATGCTAAATGTTACCCCAATCACGTATAAAGAAGCTGTGGAAAAGGCTTTTATAAAAATAGAACAAAATAGTAGTGTTTCCAGTTGGAAAGATTCTTTTGTAAGTGGAAGGTTTAATAAGAAATTATCTCAATATATTGAAGTACCTCATTATGGATGTTTTAAAGATATAAAAACAAGAGCCATAAAAAATGAAGCTAAAACCATAGATAAAATTTGGTCTATTGGGGGTAAAAATGGTTGGTATTATGGTAATGTCTTATGGAAAATCAGAGGATATTTAGATAAAATATTTGGAGGAATAGGATTGCGACGTGGTAGAACTCATCCAACAAAATTAAGTACAGGAGATGCTTTAGATTTTTGGCGAGTGTTATATGCTGATAAGAAAGAAAAACGACTCTTACTTTATGCAGAAATGAAGTTACCTGGAGAAGCTTGGTTGGAATTTGTAATTATAAAGGACATATTATACCAACGAGCGGTATTTAGACCTAAGGGGTTGTATGGTAGGCTCTATTGGTATAGTGTATGGCCATTTCACGGTTTTATTTTTAATGGTATGATAAATAAATTGATTAATGTTTAA
- a CDS encoding alpha/beta hydrolase, which produces MQYKINKIIITFSISALLLLFISCTDDAPNSEIELEKSEIIDVSYGDHAEQKYDIYLPKGRTTQATKVFILVHGGGWVEGDKKDMKDFIPELQQESPDYAIVTINYRLASQGNSPFPMQIDDIKAVIAQLKAKKDEYQIANNYAFIGTSAGAHLGMLYSYSYDTNKDVEMVCSIVGPTNFTDNAYVNPTELTYLFLALQIQAITGVSFEQNSQFYIANSPYHVVTEDAPPTLLFYGDEDPLIPSSQGIDMHAKLDELGVTNEFTLYSGEGHGWEGANLLDTTEKLRAFIQANF; this is translated from the coding sequence ATGCAGTATAAAATTAATAAAATAATAATAACATTTTCCATTTCAGCACTATTACTTTTATTTATTTCCTGTACCGATGATGCTCCTAATTCCGAAATTGAATTAGAAAAATCTGAAATAATAGATGTTTCATATGGTGATCATGCAGAGCAAAAATACGACATTTATCTTCCAAAAGGAAGAACAACACAAGCAACAAAAGTATTTATTTTAGTGCATGGAGGCGGATGGGTTGAAGGTGACAAAAAGGATATGAAAGATTTTATACCAGAATTACAACAAGAATCACCTGATTATGCTATTGTTACTATAAATTATCGATTGGCATCTCAGGGTAATAGCCCGTTTCCAATGCAAATTGATGATATTAAAGCCGTAATAGCACAATTAAAAGCAAAAAAGGATGAATATCAAATAGCTAATAATTATGCTTTTATTGGTACAAGTGCCGGTGCACATTTAGGAATGCTTTATAGCTATTCATATGATACAAATAAAGATGTTGAAATGGTTTGTAGTATTGTAGGACCAACAAATTTTACGGATAACGCTTATGTGAACCCAACGGAGCTTACTTATTTGTTTTTAGCCTTACAAATACAAGCAATTACTGGAGTAAGTTTTGAACAAAATTCACAATTTTATATAGCTAATAGTCCTTACCACGTAGTTACTGAAGATGCACCGCCTACGCTACTGTTTTATGGTGATGAAGATCCTTTAATTCCCTCTTCTCAAGGAATAGATATGCATGCCAAATTAGATGAACTTGGTGTGACCAATGAATTCACTCTTTATAGTGGTGAAGGTCACGGTTGGGAAGGTGCAAATTTATTAGACACTACTGAAAAGCTAAGAGCTTTTATTCAGGCAAACTTTTAG
- a CDS encoding MerR family transcriptional regulator has product MLNNIKTKFSIKDLENFTGIKPHTIRIWEKRYNLLEPSRTDTNIRYYNGDNFVKLLNINLLYNNGFKISKIADFSEDVLLLKVKELTTDKALEDGVINEFKIAMLKFDAVAFNEAYNKLLAYKSFREIFLEVFIPLLIQIGFLWQHKSIKPVHEHFVSNLIMQKIQSNIERSQVTSFKENEKTFVLFLPMKEIHELGLLYLHYELILRGYHSIYLGQNIAIDAVQDIKPLYSNVQFISYFTVEPNENDIGQYLEDINEKLLKGTDNNFWFLGRKSSQYEKSKSYAQIEAIGSLVQALDKI; this is encoded by the coding sequence ATGTTAAACAATATTAAAACTAAATTTTCTATAAAGGACTTAGAAAATTTCACAGGAATTAAACCTCATACCATTAGAATTTGGGAAAAAAGGTATAATTTACTTGAACCTTCTCGAACAGATACCAATATAAGATATTATAATGGTGATAATTTTGTAAAATTATTAAATATTAATTTATTGTATAATAATGGTTTCAAAATTTCGAAAATAGCCGATTTCTCAGAGGATGTGTTGCTCTTGAAAGTTAAGGAGTTAACTACTGACAAAGCGTTAGAAGACGGAGTTATAAATGAGTTTAAGATTGCAATGCTCAAGTTTGATGCCGTTGCATTTAATGAAGCTTACAATAAATTATTAGCATATAAATCTTTTAGAGAAATATTTTTAGAAGTATTTATTCCTTTATTAATCCAAATAGGATTTTTATGGCAGCATAAATCAATTAAACCAGTACATGAACATTTTGTTTCAAATTTGATTATGCAAAAAATACAATCGAATATTGAGCGTAGCCAAGTAACCAGTTTTAAAGAAAATGAAAAGACATTTGTATTATTTTTACCTATGAAAGAAATACATGAACTGGGGCTTTTGTATTTGCATTACGAATTGATATTACGTGGTTATCATTCAATTTACTTAGGTCAAAATATTGCTATTGATGCAGTACAAGACATAAAACCTTTATATAGTAATGTTCAATTTATTTCGTATTTTACGGTGGAACCTAATGAAAATGATATCGGACAGTATTTAGAAGACATAAATGAGAAGTTACTGAAAGGAACAGATAATAATTTTTGGTTTTTAGGAAGGAAATCTTCTCAATATGAAAAATCAAAATCTTACGCACAAATTGAGGCTATTGGTTCACTAGTGCAGGCCTTAGATAAAATATAA
- a CDS encoding SDR family NAD(P)-dependent oxidoreductase, with translation MKKIIIIGGSKGIGNAIVQTLIDNCEIINISRTPSDINHKNLSQYQCDVLEDELPEIEVADSLIYCPGSINLKPISKLSIDDFKEDFNINVIGAVKVIQKYLPQLKKGNAPSIVLFSTVAVKLGMPYHASIATAKGGVEGLVKSLAAELAPTVRVNAIAPTVTDTGLADKLLRNDTMKEKMIERHPLKKYLDPKEVATMAEFLISEKTASISGQIFEMDCGIVTLKL, from the coding sequence ATGAAAAAAATAATAATTATTGGTGGAAGTAAAGGAATTGGCAATGCCATTGTACAAACTTTAATAGATAATTGTGAAATTATAAATATTAGTAGAACGCCTTCAGATATAAATCATAAAAACTTAAGTCAATATCAATGCGATGTTTTGGAAGATGAATTACCAGAAATTGAGGTAGCAGATTCACTAATTTATTGTCCAGGAAGTATCAATTTAAAGCCAATTTCAAAATTAAGTATTGATGATTTTAAAGAGGATTTTAACATTAATGTAATTGGTGCGGTAAAGGTGATACAAAAGTACCTACCGCAATTAAAAAAAGGTAATGCACCTTCAATAGTACTGTTTAGTACAGTTGCTGTAAAATTAGGTATGCCATATCATGCAAGTATTGCGACGGCCAAGGGGGGAGTGGAAGGCCTTGTTAAATCTCTAGCAGCTGAATTGGCACCTACAGTGCGAGTTAATGCTATTGCACCTACAGTAACAGATACAGGTTTGGCTGATAAATTATTGAGGAATGATACCATGAAAGAAAAAATGATAGAAAGACATCCTCTAAAAAAATACTTAGACCCAAAAGAAGTGGCAACCATGGCTGAGTTTTTAATATCAGAAAAAACGGCTTCTATATCAGGACAAATATTCGAGATGGATTGTGGTATTGTAACGCTAAAATTATAG
- a CDS encoding phytoene desaturase family protein, giving the protein MKNKIIIIGSGFSSLAASCYLAKAGYSVTVLEKNEMVGGRARVFEKDGFKFDMGPSWYWMPDVFESFFADFEKKVSDYYELSKLSPAYQVYFNTSDSIKISDNLNDIKKTFEEVEPGSSKYLQDFIDSAKFNYEVAIKDLVYKPGNSIAELITPVTIQRVNQFFTSIRKKVRKKIKNEKLIQILEFPVLFLGAKPSNTPSFYNFMNYADFGLGTWHPKGGMHEVIKAMISLATSLGVEIRKNSNVSKIVVEDGKTIGVQVDNSLLIADVVLSGADYNHTETLLDKPYRQYSEKYWEKKVLAPSSLLFYVGFDKKIKEVCHHTLFFDSDFDKHAVQIYDEPSWPEKPLFYANFPSLTDPSFAPENKEAGFFLIPIAPGIEDTPEIRETYFNHIMDRFEKLTNQSVKEHILFKKSYCIKEFKEDYNSFKGNAYGLANTLTQTAFLRPKLKSKKVNNLFFTGQLTVPGPGVPPALISGKVVSSLIQKHYPLVHHQNQ; this is encoded by the coding sequence ATGAAAAACAAAATTATTATAATAGGATCAGGCTTTTCTTCATTAGCGGCCTCTTGTTACCTAGCTAAGGCTGGCTATTCCGTTACTGTTTTAGAGAAAAATGAAATGGTTGGGGGAAGAGCGAGAGTTTTTGAAAAAGACGGATTTAAATTCGATATGGGTCCGTCTTGGTATTGGATGCCGGATGTTTTTGAGAGTTTTTTCGCTGATTTTGAGAAAAAAGTTTCGGATTATTACGAATTAAGTAAATTGAGTCCTGCTTATCAGGTCTACTTCAATACGTCAGATAGTATAAAAATATCAGATAACTTAAATGATATAAAAAAGACTTTTGAGGAAGTTGAACCCGGTAGTTCAAAATATCTTCAAGATTTTATAGACTCTGCAAAATTTAATTATGAAGTTGCCATAAAGGATTTGGTTTATAAACCAGGAAATTCTATTGCAGAGCTCATAACTCCAGTTACAATACAAAGAGTCAATCAGTTTTTTACAAGTATTAGAAAAAAGGTTAGAAAAAAAATAAAGAATGAAAAGCTGATTCAAATACTGGAGTTTCCGGTATTGTTTTTAGGAGCAAAGCCGAGTAATACACCTTCCTTCTATAATTTCATGAATTATGCCGATTTCGGTTTAGGTACATGGCATCCAAAGGGAGGAATGCATGAAGTTATTAAAGCAATGATAAGTCTTGCAACTAGTTTAGGTGTAGAAATTAGAAAAAATAGCAATGTTTCAAAAATTGTAGTTGAAGACGGTAAAACAATAGGCGTTCAAGTAGACAATTCGCTTTTAATAGCAGATGTTGTTTTAAGTGGTGCAGATTATAATCATACAGAGACCTTGTTAGATAAACCATACCGACAGTATTCTGAAAAGTATTGGGAGAAAAAAGTGTTAGCCCCATCGTCTTTATTATTTTATGTGGGTTTTGATAAAAAAATAAAAGAAGTATGTCATCACACCTTATTTTTTGATTCTGATTTTGATAAACATGCTGTTCAAATTTATGACGAACCTTCTTGGCCAGAAAAGCCTTTATTTTATGCGAACTTTCCAAGTTTAACAGACCCTTCATTTGCACCAGAAAATAAAGAAGCAGGTTTCTTTTTGATTCCAATAGCTCCTGGTATTGAAGATACTCCAGAAATACGAGAAACGTATTTCAATCATATTATGGATAGGTTTGAAAAATTAACCAATCAAAGCGTAAAAGAGCATATTCTATTTAAAAAATCGTACTGCATCAAAGAGTTTAAAGAAGATTATAATTCTTTTAAAGGAAATGCATACGGGTTGGCAAATACACTAACGCAAACTGCTTTTTTAAGACCAAAACTAAAAAGTAAAAAAGTAAATAATTTATTTTTCACAGGACAATTAACCGTTCCTGGACCTGGTGTGCCACCAGCATTAATCTCTGGAAAAGTTGTATCTAGTTTAATACAAAAACATTACCCTTTAGTTCATCACCAAAATCAATAA
- a CDS encoding phytoene/squalene synthase family protein: MDNLFNSVSVGCSKLVTKSYSTSFTLAVKMLAPSIRDAIYSIYGFVRFADEIVDTFHEYNKANLLEEFEQDYYKAYHEGISLNPILNAFQLTVKKYNIDDDLVQSFLKSMRLDLTKHTYDKNEYEDYIYGSADVVGLMCLKVFVKGDENKFNELKKSAMRLGSAFQKVNFLRDLKDDIEVLDRSYFPNIDIHNLDNISKLEIIAEIEEDFKIAYQGIKNLPNEAKFGVYTSYIYYKCLLNKLKRTPSKKIMNTRIRVSNPRKVSLLAQSFVTYKLNLM, translated from the coding sequence ATGGATAATTTATTTAATTCAGTTTCAGTAGGGTGTAGCAAATTAGTTACAAAATCTTACAGTACATCATTTACATTGGCGGTAAAAATGCTGGCACCCTCAATAAGAGATGCAATTTATAGCATTTATGGTTTTGTGCGTTTTGCAGATGAAATTGTAGATACTTTTCATGAATATAACAAGGCAAATTTACTAGAAGAGTTTGAGCAAGATTATTACAAGGCATATCATGAAGGTATTAGTTTAAATCCCATTTTGAATGCTTTTCAACTCACCGTAAAAAAATATAATATTGATGATGATTTGGTGCAATCCTTTTTAAAAAGTATGCGACTGGATTTGACAAAGCATACTTATGATAAAAATGAATATGAAGATTACATCTATGGTTCTGCCGACGTTGTAGGGTTGATGTGCTTAAAAGTTTTTGTGAAGGGAGATGAAAACAAATTTAATGAACTAAAAAAATCGGCAATGCGATTGGGTTCAGCATTTCAAAAGGTGAATTTTTTAAGAGATTTAAAAGATGATATTGAAGTCTTAGATAGATCTTATTTTCCTAATATAGATATTCATAATTTAGATAATATTTCTAAATTGGAAATTATAGCAGAAATAGAGGAGGATTTTAAAATTGCATATCAAGGTATAAAAAACCTCCCAAATGAAGCTAAATTTGGTGTTTACACATCTTATATTTATTATAAATGTTTATTAAATAAATTAAAAAGAACCCCAAGTAAAAAAATAATGAATACCAGAATACGCGTTTCTAATCCTCGTAAGGTTAGCTTATTAGCACAATCTTTTGTAACTTACAAATTGAATTTAATGTAA
- a CDS encoding SRPBCC family protein, which produces MAFYQLLKEQKINCTIDEIWDFISSPANLKEITPDYMGFDIVSKNLPEKMYPGMIISYKVSPLLGIKTLWVTEITKVRDKQYFVDEQRVGPYSLWHHQHIIEPIENGVLMKDIVSYQPPFGFLGAIANTLIIKNKLKEIFDYRTQAVEKKFGIYEEN; this is translated from the coding sequence ATGGCATTTTATCAATTATTGAAGGAACAAAAGATTAATTGCACCATTGATGAGATATGGGATTTTATATCTTCACCAGCAAATCTTAAAGAAATAACACCTGATTATATGGGGTTTGATATTGTGTCAAAAAATCTTCCAGAAAAAATGTACCCAGGTATGATTATTTCATATAAAGTTAGTCCTCTTTTAGGAATAAAAACGCTTTGGGTAACAGAGATAACAAAGGTAAGAGATAAACAATATTTTGTTGATGAACAAAGGGTAGGACCGTATTCATTATGGCATCATCAACATATTATTGAACCCATAGAAAATGGTGTTTTAATGAAAGATATTGTGAGTTACCAACCGCCATTTGGATTTTTAGGAGCCATTGCAAATACATTGATTATAAAAAATAAATTAAAAGAAATATTCGATTATAGAACACAGGCAGTCGAAAAAAAATTCGGTATTTATGAAGAAAATTAA
- a CDS encoding sterol desaturase family protein, with translation MIVLKFILITLVTFLCMEAVTWITHKFVMHGFMWYFHADHHQPKYENTFERNDIFFVIFAIPSILLFYFGVDGGVNYLFFIGLGVLLYGISYFLVHDVLIHQRFKWFKKTKIKYLIGLRKAHKVHHKHLGKQEGECFGMLLVPFKYFKI, from the coding sequence ATGATAGTTTTAAAATTCATATTAATAACACTGGTTACTTTTCTATGTATGGAAGCGGTAACATGGATAACTCATAAGTTTGTCATGCACGGGTTTATGTGGTATTTTCATGCAGATCATCATCAACCTAAATATGAAAACACCTTTGAAAGAAATGATATTTTCTTTGTGATTTTTGCCATACCTAGTATTTTGCTTTTTTATTTTGGGGTTGATGGTGGTGTAAATTATTTATTCTTTATTGGTTTGGGTGTACTATTATATGGTATTTCTTATTTTCTAGTACATGATGTACTCATTCATCAAAGGTTTAAATGGTTTAAGAAAACCAAAATTAAATATTTAATAGGATTAAGAAAAGCCCATAAAGTGCATCATAAACATCTTGGAAAACAAGAAGGAGAATGCTTTGGTATGTTGCTTGTTCCATTTAAATATTTTAAGATATAA
- a CDS encoding TspO/MBR family protein, producing MKYNILVVIFLVINFGALAIGSWLMNNGPQTEWYIGLNKAPWTPPGWVFGAAWTIIMICFSIYMAQLYANENTGKVIILFIFQVVLNVSWNYVFFNQHAVSFALIIITLLTVLIIYFLIAYYSKLQLISLLLLPYVIWLAIATSLNYYIYTNN from the coding sequence ATGAAATATAATATATTAGTTGTCATTTTCTTAGTTATAAATTTTGGTGCATTAGCCATTGGTAGTTGGTTAATGAATAATGGACCACAAACCGAATGGTATATTGGATTGAATAAAGCCCCGTGGACTCCACCAGGTTGGGTTTTTGGAGCTGCCTGGACTATTATAATGATTTGTTTCTCAATTTATATGGCTCAGTTATATGCCAATGAGAATACAGGGAAAGTTATTATTTTATTTATTTTTCAAGTAGTACTAAATGTAAGTTGGAACTATGTTTTTTTTAACCAACATGCAGTTAGTTTTGCTCTTATCATAATTACTTTACTCACCGTATTAATAATCTATTTCTTAATCGCTTATTACAGTAAGTTACAATTGATAAGTTTATTGCTATTACCTTATGTTATTTGGCTTGCTATAGCCACATCACTCAACTATTATATATACACAAACAATTAA
- a CDS encoding lycopene cyclase domain-containing protein yields the protein MSLYLLLNLASFSIPFLYSFEKRMHYIQWWKEVFISIVIVATFFIIWDIIFTMDGVWGFNEDYLIGITIFSLPIEEWLFFICIPYASIFIHYAFQYFFPKTHVPVKISNIITISLAVLLFIVAIVNFDKAYTLYNYIILSSVLFYSFFTKNKQLPIFYITFLIILIPFFIVNGILTGSFIEEPVVWYNNSENLGIRIGTIPIEDAGYAFTMLFGSILIIEKFKKSSLFFNKHKTRV from the coding sequence ATGTCACTTTACCTACTTTTAAATTTAGCGTCTTTTAGCATCCCGTTTTTATATAGTTTTGAAAAACGAATGCATTATATTCAATGGTGGAAAGAAGTTTTTATATCCATTGTAATTGTAGCGACATTTTTTATCATTTGGGATATCATCTTCACCATGGATGGTGTTTGGGGATTTAATGAGGATTATTTGATTGGTATCACTATATTTAGCTTACCAATAGAAGAATGGCTTTTTTTTATTTGTATTCCTTATGCTAGTATATTTATCCATTATGCATTTCAATATTTTTTTCCAAAAACGCATGTTCCGGTTAAAATTTCTAATATAATAACTATTAGTCTTGCTGTTTTGCTATTTATAGTTGCCATAGTTAATTTCGATAAGGCGTATACTTTGTACAACTATATCATTTTAAGTTCCGTATTATTTTATAGTTTTTTTACAAAAAATAAGCAATTACCTATATTTTATATCACTTTTTTAATCATCCTTATTCCATTTTTCATTGTGAACGGAATACTTACGGGTAGTTTTATTGAAGAACCTGTAGTGTGGTATAACAATAGTGAAAATTTAGGAATTAGAATAGGTACCATTCCCATTGAAGATGCTGGGTATGCCTTTACCATGCTTTTTGGTAGTATACTGATAATAGAAAAGTTTAAGAAATCGTCATTGTTTTTTAACAAACATAAAACAAGGGTATGA
- the lptB gene encoding LPS export ABC transporter ATP-binding protein — MILRAENIEKTYGSRKVVKGISLQVEQGEIIGLLGPNGAGKTTSFYMIVGMVKPNEGRIFLDDEDITDDSMYKRAQKGVGYLAQEASVFRKLSVEDNILSVLQFTKLSKRAQKEKLESLIEEFSLGHVRKNRGDLLSGGERRRTEIARALASDPNFILLDEPFAGVDPIAVEDIQSIVSHLKDRNIGILITDHNVQETLAITDKTYLMFEGGILKEGTPEELAADEMVRKVYLGESFELKKVKQKMK; from the coding sequence ATGATTTTAAGAGCGGAGAATATTGAAAAAACTTACGGTAGCAGAAAGGTTGTAAAAGGCATCTCGTTACAAGTAGAACAAGGTGAAATTATCGGTTTACTCGGTCCAAATGGAGCAGGTAAAACCACTTCTTTTTATATGATTGTTGGGATGGTAAAACCTAACGAAGGCAGAATCTTTTTAGACGATGAAGATATTACGGATGATTCGATGTACAAACGTGCTCAAAAAGGAGTAGGGTATTTAGCTCAAGAAGCTTCCGTATTTAGAAAACTTTCTGTAGAAGATAATATACTTTCCGTTTTACAATTTACTAAATTATCTAAAAGGGCACAAAAGGAAAAATTAGAATCGCTCATTGAAGAATTCAGTTTAGGTCATGTAAGAAAGAATAGAGGTGATTTGTTATCAGGTGGAGAACGTCGTAGAACAGAAATTGCTCGAGCATTAGCATCTGACCCGAACTTTATTTTATTAGACGAACCTTTTGCCGGAGTAGACCCAATTGCAGTAGAAGACATTCAAAGTATTGTTTCGCATTTAAAAGATAGAAATATTGGTATTTTAATTACCGATCATAATGTTCAAGAAACGCTTGCTATTACTGATAAAACCTATTTAATGTTTGAAGGTGGTATTCTTAAAGAAGGAACACCAGAAGAATTGGCTGCTGATGAAATGGTAAGAAAGGTATACCTAGGCGAGAGTTTTGAGTTAAAAAAGGTAAAACAGAAAATGAAATAA
- a CDS encoding L-threonylcarbamoyladenylate synthase: MAQFIKIYNENPNPKEISKVVEVLRKGGLIIYPTDTIYGLGCDITNAKAMSKIARIKGIKLEKANLSFICNDLSHLSDYVKQINTPTYKILKRALPGPYTFVLPGNNNLPKAFKNKKTVGIRVPDNNIIREIVKELGNPIVSTSIRDDDDVIEYTTDPELIFEKWQKLVDIVIDGGYGDNQPSTVIDLSEDEIEVIREGKGSLDIL; this comes from the coding sequence ATGGCTCAATTCATAAAAATATACAACGAAAACCCAAACCCTAAGGAAATCAGCAAGGTAGTTGAAGTTCTTAGAAAAGGAGGTTTAATTATTTACCCCACAGATACCATTTACGGCTTAGGGTGCGATATTACTAACGCCAAAGCAATGAGTAAAATTGCACGCATAAAAGGGATAAAATTAGAGAAAGCCAACCTTTCATTTATTTGTAACGATTTAAGTCATTTATCTGATTATGTAAAGCAAATTAACACACCAACGTATAAAATTTTAAAAAGAGCTTTACCTGGGCCTTATACATTTGTTTTACCAGGTAATAATAATTTACCTAAAGCTTTTAAGAATAAAAAAACGGTGGGTATTAGAGTTCCGGATAATAATATAATCCGTGAAATAGTTAAGGAATTAGGTAATCCTATTGTTTCAACATCTATCCGTGATGATGATGATGTTATTGAATACACTACAGATCCAGAATTAATTTTTGAGAAATGGCAAAAATTAGTAGATATTGTTATTGATGGTGGTTATGGAGATAACCAACCATCAACTGTCATCGATTTATCTGAAGATGAAATAGAAGTAATTAGAGAGGGTAAAGGGAGTTTAGATATTTTATAA
- a CDS encoding Lacal_2735 family protein gives MFNLFKKQSPLDKLNDKYKKLLAASHRLSATNRKESDRKYAEADEVLKQIEALNKQ, from the coding sequence ATGTTCAACCTTTTTAAGAAACAATCACCATTAGATAAGCTAAATGACAAGTATAAAAAGCTTTTAGCAGCTTCTCATCGATTATCGGCTACTAACCGTAAGGAAAGTGATCGAAAATATGCGGAAGCGGATGAAGTATTAAAACAAATTGAAGCATTAAATAAACAGTAA